From the genome of Methanobrevibacter sp., one region includes:
- a CDS encoding RNA-binding protein: MIHNIKFRAFVYENESVDEISQAILNILPEAEIEAEEAEGLLEDKIIILSGAVSKKRYTKTFFNTLLEWTDLDKLNADLERKMDEKGNWFLRFDKADAFDEKWTILDSGDSIHLKVKIAAYPAKKEIAVDKVREAILND; encoded by the coding sequence ATGATTCATAATATCAAATTTAGGGCTTTCGTTTATGAAAATGAAAGCGTTGACGAAATATCACAAGCTATTTTGAATATTCTTCCTGAAGCCGAAATCGAAGCGGAAGAGGCTGAAGGATTACTTGAAGATAAAATAATAATTTTATCAGGTGCCGTATCCAAAAAGAGATACACAAAGACTTTTTTTAATACACTTTTAGAGTGGACAGATTTAGATAAATTAAACGCTGATTTAGAGCGTAAAATGGATGAAAAAGGAAACTGGTTTTTAAGATTTGATAAGGCCGACGCTTTTGATGAGAAATGGACAATCCTTGATTCCGGCGATTCAATTCACCTTAAAGTAAAAATCGCAGCATATCCTGCAAAAAAGGAAATTGCAGTCGATAAAGTCCGTGAAGCTATTTTGAATGATTGA